The segment AGTCAGATTTGGAGGAAGACCCTCAAGGTAAAGGGCTTCTAATTACATCTTCAGCTTTCTGGGCTTAAcaatagtttcatttttcttttcgaAGAGAAAGATTTTGAAACCTCCTTGGTGTCCAACAGTCCTTTTGGCCGTCtcacctctttttattttaatgcataaTTAATCTAGATGGCAGCAAATGGGCTGAGACTGTCTGGTAGATGCTGTGTTTGTATGTTTCTACTCCATTACAGAAATTAACAGAAATATGGCTTCGCTTTGTGCAGATGTTTATATCACAGTCTgtaaaatgaattatatttaaaactatCCACAAAGGTAGATATTTAGAGAACCCTTGTCAGAGTTCTTTCGTAAAGTGAAGAAATTTTCAGGTACTTTAAGTTCTTCAAAAGCAGGAATAACTGTGTAAACGTGAAGGCAAAAGGCCTTTCAGGCATGAGAGAACACATGAAAACATGTGTCTGGCTTCAaaaccacccccagcccctgcctgcctgTGTTTTACGTGCTCTTCCTTTACTGGATTATGTGTCGTGGTTCCTGTTCCTCAGCTCACTCTCCACATGGACGCATAAACTATGGGAGAAACGGTGATGGCCTCTCCTCCACCGCCAGGCTGGCAGGGGTCGTTTGGCCGGCATCAGGCTGGAGGAGACTCGGATGGGTAAGACCAACGCACTTAGTtttgggggtgtggggagggcaAGAGGAGCATGAGCGGCGGTCTGTGGGGGGTGTCTTCTCTGTTGTAAACCCCCTGTACGTGCAGGTGCATGGCGAGAGGGTCTCCACACCTCCCAGCGTTTCTCTGAGGATGTCCAGAAGGAATGAGCAAAGCAGGATTGGCCCCCAGAACAGAGGCCCCGAGTCTGACTCCAGATTTCCTGTGTCTACGAGCTGTGTCCTCCTAGCACGCCTGCCCCTTGCGTTCATGAGCAGTGGCCCAGCTGCAGGGACTGTGTGGCTGAATGCCGACCAACTGCGGGGCAGTCCTGGGCTGGGCCGTGGCTTGGGACCAAGACGACACGCAGCCAGACACCAGTGAAGCAGGAGTTTTATTGAGTCCCTCCGTGTCACATTAATACCTTCATGACACAGTTCCAAAGGCCCGGGTCCTTCTGACGTAGTGTGTTGGCAGCAGCTAGGCCAGCTTGAGGCACTGCGTGTTGAAGCTGTCCCCTTCCTTGCTGGCGACAGCCTCCAGCAGGGCCTGTTTCTTCTGCGTGCTCCGCGAGGACTCCAGCTCGTACATGGTGGTCAGGTTGAAGAGCACGCTCTCGTGCAGATAGTGCCTGGGGTCCTGCTGGACCATGGCCTCCAGCTGCCGCAGGGAGTCCTTGAGCTTGCCCAGGTACAGCAGACACACGGCAGCGTTGTTGTTGGCCTAGGGAGGAGCACACGCACAGGGTCGGCCCACACAACCAGGACAGACGCCCGCCCGTTCCACGCTGTGTGCTGGGCCCTGTGTTAGGGGCCTGCGGGTGGTGCAGAGCTGCTGGGCGGAGCCTAGGTGGCCCCGCTGGGTCACTTCCCTTAAGGGCCACGGCCACTGCCTGGAGCTGGTGGACTGGAGAGCGCAGGCCCCTGCTGAggcgtgtgtgggtgtgtttCTAGCGTCTGTGAAAGGCAGAGGACGGAGGATCTGCAGCTTGGGGATCTTACCACGGCGTTTGCTGGGTTCATCCTTAGGATCTCTGTGAAGAACCTGTGGGCTTCTGCAAAGTTGTTCTGCCCGAGGTGAAGGAATGCTCTGTAACACAAGCAACGGCGGCAGTTAGCGGGGAAGCCCAGGAGCTGCTGTCCCCCAACACAACCCACAggttcacggcaacctccacctggattcaagcgattttcctgcctcagcctcccaagtagctgggattacaggcgactgccaccatgcccggctaatattttgtatttttagtagagacggggtttcaccatgttggccaggctggtctcaaactcctgacctcaagtgatctacccgcctcagcctcccaaagtgctgagattacaggcatgagccactgcgcccggccaagccaCTCTAGTTTTTATTAATTGAGATAGAGTAACTTCACCTAAATGACTTCCTGCTAAAAACGGACACCTGCTTCATTTAGGCTTTCTGATCCTGGGTGCAGGCTTTGTCCCAGGCGTGTTTCCTCCTCACGAATGTGCACTCGCACAACGCTGTGCGTTCTGCCACAGAACACCAGAGCACAGGATCCAGAACGGCCGCTATGTCAGCAATGGTGATCTTTACGCACACATATGCTGAAAATGGGGGCAATACAAGCGCTTCTCTGAAGAACAAGGGGGAAATATCTCCTTAAAAATCAGCTGCTGTGACTAAAAGAACATCATGCGATTCAAGAAAACACCCATGTACTCCTTGGGTCTCAGTTCTGAGAGACACAGGGCaagaggagacacagagagaagctCGTCTCTAGGGAGCTTTTCTACTCAGTAAGTGGGGCTTAAACGCCTCTGAGAAATTTGAGAAAacatatatttagttttaaaatatttacctgtTCATTAAAACCATGATTTTACCCTGTAGTCCATCTAATTTCTGTGTTACTTTCTCAACGTCTTGAAAATACTTTTCAGCTGTTTTTATATCTCCAATCTGCTTTGACAAAATTATTTAGTCAGTTTAGTTGACAAAAGAAATATTAAGTCTATACTCATATATTTAGTTCCCTAATATCATGTTAGAATATGAAGACATTTATATGTCAGGTAGAGGAAAACTTCAGTAaccatttaatcattttttaataaaaaggcaaaacacatttttttttttttttttttttgagacgaagtctcgctctgtcgcccaggctggagtgcagtggcgcaatctcggctcactgcaagctccgcctcctgggttcacaccattctcctgcctcagcctctccgagtagctgggactacaggcgcccgccaccacgcccagctaattttttgtatttttagtagagatggggtttcaccgtggtctcgatctccttacctcgtgatccgcccgccttggcctcccaaagtgctgggattacaaacgtgagccactgcgtccggccgaaGGCAAAAGACATTTGAGATACAGTGGAACGTTAATGTTCTATGTGTCAGCAACTAACTTGCTGATATACGTGCCTTATTTAAAAGTCTTATAGTTTAGTAATTTTTACCTTTTGGAATGAATTCTGGCAGAGCATTAggtaaaacaaaatgaataactaataaaatgaaacatcaaatacttaaaatattggtATAATATGAGCAGGTCCCAAGTCAACTTGAGTTACTCGTGGCTAGTAAAATGGTAGGTGCCACCACATTTGCAAATTGCAAAGTAGTATTTTGACCAAATAATATAGAATTCTACTGTAAAAAACAagccaaaccaaacccaaactcaAACCCACTCTTACCACCCGTGTCAGGAAACCCACCGGCTGCCCGATTCAAATGCAGCCGGACGCAGCAGGCCTGTGGCTGAGGATGCCTGGGGGGTGGAAGGCTGAGTGCCCCAGCCCTGAATCCTGAGgccacagcttggttttacaaAGGCAGACTTGGGTTTTCTTTCACCTCCAGAAGCGTAAGGAAGGGAATAAATGATCTAAGGcttacaataaaaaatagatacaaaTTAAAGAGAACTCCTATTATGGCCCAAGCCACGCTCACGAGGATAAAGACAGAGTTGCTTTGTGTCCGGGGCACAGCCTGCGGGAGCCAGATGGCGACAGCAAGCTCTGTTATCATGGCAGCAGCAGAAACGTAACAAAATGCTGTCCTCTGTCCCCATGAGAAACAAGCTGAACGTGCGCAGCTCACCTCCGTGAGGAGGGCTGGGGCATCCATCACTATCACTGAGCAGCCGAGTTAACTCTTAGGCTTTCCACGCCAAGCATCTGTCCAGCATTGAAACAAGCCTGCTAACCTCTCAAATGACTGGTTGGGAGATGGTTCTCCATGCGTGTCATGTTTCTGCATGTCTTCCAAGCATAGACACTGACAGGGCTTTGTTCAAAGCATTTACACAAGGATGCCTGTTTAGAGGACAGCCTTGTAAGCTAAACTACGTCCCTCTGGGGTGAAGGGCAGGCAGGCTCACCTCCCAGTAGCAAGGATTTGGGTGTTCTAAGTTCAGGATTCCTCTCCAGCCACACAGCCCACTGCAGGCATCATGAGGCCCTCGGTGAAGACCCTGAGGAATCAGGGCCCCGTGTCTGGTGGAAAGAATGCCACTCTGGCTGTACTGCTGTTGCTGTGTAATATCCTTCATTTCTAACGTAGGAATCTTACATTTTTTGCCAGCATCCATGAAAATGGCAGCTAACTCCACAGCTTGCAAGTAGGATAACATCTCAGGCCCTTCACAACTGTTGCTGTTATCCCACAAAAGAAATACCAtatgaggaggaagaaaaaacagaatgaaacaagagaaaacacaggcgtgcacacacaccacatactgAATGGCATGTGTCCATCGCTGCCCATCGTCTGCACAGTCCGACGCGGTTTGAAGTCCACTACTATAGACTTCCCACTTGCTGACTCAAAAGAAACCACAGGCAGCATGGGCTCTCTGACATGGCCCTCAGCTCGAACGCCTGCATCTCCTGTCTAGCAGGACTGTGTGAGATACTGAACTGAAGATGATTACAGCTCATCATCAAGACTGATCAAGATGGACGTGCCGGTGGCCGTGGCAAGCGTTCACAAGCACAGCTCACCTGACCCTCGTAACCGCCTGTGATGCAGATGCTGTCACTAGCTTCGCTTTCTAGATGAAAAAGTAAGGCTTGGAAGGATGAGACAATTTTcggaggtcacacagctaacacACAACAGTGTGGGGTCAACACCCAGGCCTGCCCAACGCCCAGACCATGTGCTGATCCTCCACACTGCAAGGCCTCCTGAGGCTGGCATGGGACTTTGTACTCAAACAATGTCTTAGAGGAAGGTAACAGAGAAATCTTGGGATATTCTTTGCTACCCACtgattttcctgatgattagaaAGTAAGTTGACATTTTcagaattattaaaatgtaattaggATATAAAATCCTACCGATTTCTAAAAGTTAGAAGCaactgaaaaaattaaacataaaaatgcaattaTAAGTATTCCAGAATATGCAGAAAACAAATCAGTAAAAGacactattaaaaagaaaatacagtgtctgggcatggtggctcatacctgtaatcccagccctttgggaggccaaggtgggaggatcgcttaatttcaggagttcaagaccagactgggcaacaaagtgagaccttgtctctattaaaaaagaaaaaaaaatgagccaggtgtggccgtaagcacctgtggtccccagctacatgagaggctaaggcaggtggatctcttgagcccacgagttctgCAGTGAatcataattgtgccactgcactccagcctggcagacagagcaagacactgtctcacaaacaaaaaaacaaaaaaatactaagTGTATAAACTAATCCAGAAAAGGAAGCATAAACAGAAATGTAAAAGCAGAAATAGCCACAGGCAGaacaaggaaacagaaataaTGGTAAGAGCattattttttttactgtcttttaCTCTGTGCAAATCCACGAGAAAATGGGGACCAAACAGGTGGCTTTCTAGAAAACTCTCAATTACCAAAACGGCTCCCAGAAACACAGAAAAGTCCTCAGGCACACAACACTGAGGCAGATTAATAACAATAAGTTAGGAAAAGCACACAGCACACCTCATGTGCCCAGCAAGGCAATTCTCAGGTGAATACTTAAACCTTCAAGGAACAGATCATTCCACATGACTCAAGTTttccagagacagagaaagcaagCTTCTAACTTATATGAAGACAGAAAACAGCCGCCATATCCTTTTGAGACGTCACCTGTGCACACGCAAACCAGACACTAACATCACTTATAAACGCACAAGCCCGGGGAAATGCGACCCCTGGCGCTCCAGCCTATTGGCTCTGAGCTTAGGAGCAACACATCGCCAGTGCTTCTGTGGGAGAAACTACAACTGTGCACTGGGTCTGGCCCTCCCCTCCTTGGGCGCTGTCaaggttaatactgagtgtcaatttgattggattgaaggatgcaaagtattgttcctgggtgtgtctgtgagggtgttgccaaaggagattcacacttgagtcagtgggctgggagaggcagacccatcctcaacctgggtgggcaccatctcatcagctgccagcacggccagaacaaagcaggcagaagttggaaagaGCGGACTTGCCGAGTCTTCCAgcctcatctttctcccatgctggatgcttcccgcCCTGGAACGTCACACTCCGAGTTCTTCAACtgttggactcttggacttaccccagtgatttgccaggagctctcaggcctttggccacaggctgaaggctgcactgtcagcttccctactctTGAGGTtctgggacttggactggcttcctggctcctcagcttgcagatggtctattgtgggacctcaccttgtgatcaagagtcaattctcctaataaactccccttcacaGTTTCATCTATTCTAtgagtcctgtccctctagagagccCCGACTCATACGGGCACTGAGGGGTGGGGGAGAGCTCCAGTTCTCAGCTCCTTCACCTGCTTCTCTGTCACAGTTTTGGGATTCCTCACCACCTTGGTGGCACGGAAGCCGTTACAGATGGGCAATGGCCATTTTAAAGTGTTCTCAAGGCGGAGTGTCCTGCAGTCCGTGGCTGTGAACTGTTGAGTGGAGAGGAAGGCAAGAATGATTCTTCTCTGTGGTGCGGGAGTCAGATGATTTTAAACCATCCAAAGACAGAACAGCTATGTTAACAGCCACATAGGTTGCTAGATGATATTAAATCTGTAGTCAGCTAAAAAACCCAGTTCTTTTCATATTTACCACTGATCAACTTTAGTCACAGAAACACAGGTCTGGAATTGATACAGAAAACTCATttcagctgggcccagtggctcgtgcctgtaatcccagcactttgggaggcagaggcagaggcaggaggactgcttgaagccaggagtttgagaccagcctgggcaacatagcaagatcccctctctacaaaaacttagctgggcatggtggtgcattcctgtagtcccagctaccagggaggctgaggtgggaggatcgcttgagcccaggaggtcaaggctgcagtgagctgcatttGCGCCTccgcactccagtgtgggtgacagagccagaccctgtctcaaaaacaaacaaacctaccAGAAAAACCCTACCCAAAAGCCAACACAGAAAACTTGTTTAGTCTgaatttttatgttataaaacACTCTTGTATTTTAAAGCTTATCAGAAAAACTGTTCCATTCCAACTGGGCAAATCCCCTCAGGCTAACGTACATAAGCGAATAAAAGAAAGATGCGATCTATTTCAGAATACCCTAGCTTCTCTTCCATGTTTTTCTTGAGTTCTCCTTCACCAGCTCCTCTTCCCGCCCCGTCGTGAGCACAGCAGAGCCGGCCCCAGGGGTCCTCTCCTTTCCCCTGACCCCCCCTCACCTGCTCTCTCCGTAGAACCCGAGGGCCTGCTGGGAACCAGGCAGGCTGTCAATGCATAAATTAGGCTGCATCCGTGCAGAAGCCCCCTCTACCAGACAAGCCTGACCTTGGCTTCCTTCTCTGTCCTTGTAGAAACCAGTGTGCGCAGGAATCCTGCTAAGCCAGTTTAAGAAAAGTCCCCGCCCTCGGTGTCTCAGCAGCTGGAGATCCTACCACTCTGGCCGGCTGTCAGCAACGATCCTATCAAGTCTGCTTGGCCAGAAACCCCTTCTTGATGCTTCCTCTGGGTAATTTTCCATCCACGGGCCCTGACCCTGAACCCTGGTCCCTGGTTGTCAGTTCCCACCTGTCCTCCGTGAAGTCGGAGTCCAGTCTCTCCCCTGCTGCATGCTAGTGCCATGAATCGTTTTTAATTTAGCAGctctaagagttctttatatattctggatgtaagtctcttatcagatacaggatttgtaaataatttctcccattccgtaggttgtctttttactttttctctatgGTGGTGTCCTTTAAAGCACAACAGTTTTTAGttctggtgaaacctcatttacctactttttcttttttgcttgcaCTTCGGTGTCACATCAGGATGATGAGGCCTCACAGGGTGGCAGGGCCTGGGGGACGCTCTCCCCACTCTTTCGCTGACCGTAGCCAGCACACTCCACGGCTCAGGCTGGCAGTCAGAAGTcagtctcttctttttctgtttgaagGTCTCTGTTGAGCTATGGCTGAAGCACAGGAACCTGCATGTCTTCAGACCGTACAACCTGAGGGATTCTGGTACATGGCTGTGTGCGTAAAACCACCCTCCTGGTTGAGACGGTCAAGGTGCCTGCACCCCTCCTGAAGCCTGGGGTCGTGCCCCTCTGTAAAACGTGCTCAAGTCTTCCCAACTTAACAGCGCCTCCCtggcccttccttcccttcttccaccTCAGCATCTTCCCACCCTGCCCTGGGTTCCTGCCCTCTGGGAACTCGGTCAGAGGTGACCTTGGTTCTTGCTGAGGTCCTCTCAGCCATGGCGTTGAGTGGTCCTGCATGCCCTCCCCCTTCGTCCTGCCTGGGACGGCTGGTTTATCCCAGGCTTCCCCCTACTCCTGCAGTGGCTGAggctttctcctgcctgatcacCTTGGGCTCTGATCTTTGGTCCAGGACACCGAGGCCTGGGACTGGCCGCAGACACTGCAGAACCACCCTGTGCTCAGTTGCCCCAGTGCCAAGCACAGGCCCCTCGTCTGTGCTTGGCTGCTGGACTTGCACCTGCGCACCACAGCTACTTTCCCAGTCCCAGTGAGGACCCTCTCAGACCCAAGTCCCAGTGAGAATCCTCAGTCCCAAGTCCCAGTGAGAACCCTCTCAGTCCCAAGTCCCAGTGAGGACCCTCTCAGACCCAAGTCCCAGTGAGAACCCTCTCAGTCCCAAGTCCCAGTGAGGACCCTCTCAGACCCAAGTCCCAGTGAGAATCCTCAGTCCCAAGTCCCAGTGAGGACCCTCTCAGACCCAAGTCCCAGTGAGAACCCTCTCAGACCCAAGTCCCAGTGAGGACCCTCTCAGACCCAAGTCCCAGTGAGAACCCTCTCAGACCCAAGTCCCAGTGAGAACCCTCTCAGACCCAAGTCCCAGTGAGGACCCTCTCAGACCCAAGTCCCAGTGAGAACCCTCTCAGACCCAAGTCCCAGTGAGGACCCTCTCAGACCCAAGTCCCAGTGAGAACCCTCTCAGTCCCAAGTCCCAGTGAGGACCCTCTCAGACCCAAGTCCCAGTGAGAACCCTCTCAGTCCCAAGTCCCAGTGAGACTCCTCAGACCCAAGTCCCAGTGAGGACCCTCTCAGACCCAAGTCCCAGTGAGAATCCTCAGTCCCAAGTCCCAGTGAGAACCCTCTCAGTCCCAAGTCCCAGTGAGGACCCTCTCAGACCCAAGTCCCAGTGAGAACCCTCTCAGTCCCAAGTCCCAGTGAGACTCCTCAGACCCAAGTCCCAGTGAGAATCCTCTCAGACCCAAGTCCCAGTGAGAATCCTCTCAGACCCAAGTCCCAGTGAGAATCCTCAGACCCAAGTCCCAGTGAGAATCCTCTCAGACCCAAGTCCCAGTGAGGACCCTCTCAGACCCAAGTCCCAGTGACAATCCTCTCAGACCCAAGTCCCAGTGAGAATCCTCAGACCCAAGTCCCAGTGAGAATCCTCTCAGACCCAAGTCCCAGTGAGGACCCTCTCAGACCCAAGTCCCAGTGAGAATCCTCAGACCTAAGTCCCAGTGAGAACCCTCTCAGACCCAAGTCCCAGTGAGACTCCTCAGACCCAAGTCCCAGTGAGAATCCTCTCAGACCCAAGTCCCAGTGAGAATCCTCTCAGACCCAAGTCCCAGTGAGAATCCTCTCAGACCCAAGTCCCAGTGAGAATCCTCTCAGACCCAAGTCCCAGTGAGAATCCTCTCAGACCCAAGTCCCAGTGAGAATCCTCAGACCCAAGTCCCAGTGAGAACCCTCTCAGTCCCAAGTCCCAGTGAGAATCCTCTCAGACCCAAGTCCCAGTGACAATCCTCAGACCCAAGTCCCAGTGAGAATCCTCTCAGACCCAAGTCCCAGTGAGGACCCTCTCAGACCCAAGTCCCAGTGACAATCCTCTCAGACCCAAGTCCCAGTGAGAATCCTCAGACCCAAGTCCCAGTGAGAATCCTCTCAGACCCAAGTCCCAGTGAGGACCCTCTCAGACCCAAGTCCCAGTGAGAATCCTCAGACCTAAGTCCCAGTGAGAACCCTCTCAGACCCAAGTCCCAGTGAGACTCCTCAGACCCAAGTCCCAGTGAGAATCCTCTCAGACCCAAGTCCCAGTGAGAATCCTCAGACCTAAGTCCCAGTGAGAATCCTCTCAGACCCAAGTCCCAGTGAGAATCCTCAGACCTAAGTCCCAGTGAGAACCCTCTCAGACCCAAGTCCCAGTGAGAATCCTCTCAGACCCAAGTCCCAGTGAGAATCCTCTCAGACCCAAGTCCCAGTGAGAATCCTCAGACCCAAGTCCCAGTGAGGACCCTCTCAGTCCCAAGTCCCAGTGAGAACCCTCTCAGACCCAAGTCAAGAGATTCTGAGGAGGTGGAATCTAAGTTGGAGTGAAGTAATTTTAAGAAGTATGAATATAACGCTTCTTCTGTTTGAAGAACGATTGCTTCTGCCCTTCCTTAATTTAGATTATATGAGAAACTCCTCTGGAATACAAATGTCTTCAATCTCACTTACAACACAGATTTCCTTCAGAAGTGGAAATTCCCACTGGGCCCCACTCTCTCTCCTTCTAATCCCCAGCCCCCTTTCTGTGTGGAGGCCCTGGTGCTCTAAAGGAGGCTCTGTGTGATGAAGATGAAGGGACTGTGGAAATGATCAGAGCAGGCATGTGAGTTTTAAACACGACTGTCACCTGGCTAGCGGGTGTGCTGACAGTTGGCAGGGAATGTGGCTATGACAGTTCTGCCTGCGGgatgaggccgaggtgggagatgGCTCCTCCCTTATATGCAGGCATTAAACCCCAAGTATAATTCTGTAATTTAAGCCAGGGTTTCCAGCTGGAATGTGAACAGCACACAAACTGAACAGGTGACCCTTTGCTCAGTGCCCAGAATTATGCTATGGATTTCTTGGAAAGAACAAGGATTGCTATTCAAAAGTAGAATACGTTTTGAAGCATTAAAATTGAAAGTCTGCTCCTTGGAGCCCTAACACAAAGTGAGGGCATCTGTGCCATCCTTGTATTCGCCAGTGTATCTTCTCGTATGACTGGGCAACTGTTGGTGTGGTAAGTGAGTGAGCTTCCTATTTTTAGCTCGCATATTTCAGAGGCACCTACATTCAATGCaaaattttaaacacaaagaGGAGGTGCAGTGACAGTGTTCTCAGCCCAAGTGTGTGGAATCATCTAGAACCTTGCTGTCTGTCCACCCCTTTCACCTCTGTCCGGCTGGGTCGTCTCTGGAGTTAGCATGGTTCCTTTATAGCACGTTTTCCCGAAGGTGTCTGCATATTCTGTTTtagtaaaatcatttttttctatttccactCTTtagaattaaaatggaaaatacttCCTTTTTGATTAGTGTTTGCTTTTCAGTGCTCTTGTTTAAATTTTCCCAAGCTCAGAAAAGGAAGGTGGCTGTATGTATCTTTCTCAGACTCtgctacacactcacacacaaac is part of the Symphalangus syndactylus isolate Jambi chromosome 18, NHGRI_mSymSyn1-v2.1_pri, whole genome shotgun sequence genome and harbors:
- the LOC134733483 gene encoding uncharacterized protein; this encodes MAWEASRGTLELGVCLKENLMAAAPAHALQLWGCVRSRCHGTCVGPGQELEPGHRCLLSCTTGRGQLSPGPGKDRLHTSGKACKMPAVRGQVGAEEEPCISSLKSDLEEDPQAHSPHGRINYGRNGDGLSSTARLAGVVWPASGWRRLGWVRPTHLVLGVWGGQEEHERRSVGGVFSVVNPLYVQVHGERVSTPPSVSLRMSRRNEQSRIGPQNRGPESDSRFPVSTSCVLLARLPLAFMSSGPAAGTVWLNADQLRGSPGLGRGLGPRRHAARHQ